One window of the Deinococcus metalli genome contains the following:
- the leuS gene encoding leucine--tRNA ligase yields MTHTNEASPISIPEPRMERYNPHAIEQKWQDAWAQAGLYTFDENAPGEKFYALTMFPYPSGNLHIGHWYANVAPDARARWLRMRGYNVLFPMGFDAFGLPAENAAIKNGVDPAGWTYANIEYMVGQFQRMGTMIDWSRRFATSDPEYYRWNQWFFIQFYKRGLAYKKDGPVNWCPKDQTVLANEQVVNGRCERCGTAVERRNLSQWYMKITDYADELLDFADTDMPEKVRLMQTNWIGKSVGAEVTFDTPAGEETVFTTRPDTLMGATFMVLAPEHAKVAALTTGEQRAEVEAYVAAAGRKTDVERQQEGEKTGVFTGSYATHPITGHQLPIWVADYVLVTYGTGSIMAVPAHDERDFAFARRFGLDIREVIRPDGAEPMAADAAEAYTGEGRIVNSGEFDGLSGGKASIAGIVARLEERGIARAKTTYRLRDWLFARQRYWGTPIPFVYCPEHGAQPVPEDQLPVRLPDNVAFTPGGQSPLKLDTAWLSTTCPVCGGPAERDTDTMDTFVDSSWYMYRFLSPHDDTAPFDPAKDGMMPVGLYTGGIEHAILHLLYSRFWIKVMRDMGLTAHSEPFARLRNQGMILGEDGEKMSKSRGNVVDPDDLVREYGADTVRTYLMFIAPWELGGPWDPQGINGPAKWLSRVWNLYFETGSSGPAETVTEAELRYAVHSTLKKVGADFERLSFNTIVAALMELTNTLVKAKRAPVFGTPAWDEALDIFGRMLAPLVPHIAEEIWTQRGQPGSVHTQSWPAVDEAAATRDTITIGVQVSGKVRGQVTISRAATQDEAMAAARANPDVARFVEGKDTVKEVYVPGRIINIVVKG; encoded by the coding sequence ATGACCCACACCAACGAAGCGAGTCCCATTAGCATTCCCGAGCCGCGTATGGAGCGGTACAACCCGCACGCCATCGAGCAGAAGTGGCAGGACGCGTGGGCGCAGGCCGGGCTGTACACCTTCGACGAGAACGCGCCGGGCGAGAAGTTCTACGCGCTGACCATGTTCCCGTACCCGTCGGGCAACCTGCACATCGGGCACTGGTACGCGAACGTGGCGCCGGACGCGCGGGCGCGCTGGCTGCGGATGCGCGGCTACAACGTGCTGTTCCCGATGGGCTTCGACGCCTTCGGGCTGCCGGCCGAGAACGCGGCGATCAAGAACGGCGTCGATCCCGCGGGGTGGACATACGCGAACATCGAGTACATGGTCGGGCAGTTCCAGCGCATGGGCACCATGATCGACTGGAGCCGCCGCTTTGCCACCAGCGACCCCGAGTACTACCGCTGGAACCAGTGGTTCTTCATTCAGTTCTACAAGCGCGGCCTGGCGTACAAGAAAGACGGCCCGGTGAACTGGTGCCCCAAAGACCAGACGGTGCTGGCGAACGAGCAGGTCGTGAACGGCCGCTGCGAGCGCTGCGGCACCGCGGTCGAGCGGCGCAACCTGAGCCAGTGGTACATGAAGATCACGGACTACGCCGACGAGCTGCTGGACTTCGCGGACACCGACATGCCCGAGAAGGTGCGGCTCATGCAGACCAACTGGATCGGCAAGTCGGTGGGCGCCGAGGTGACCTTCGACACGCCGGCGGGGGAAGAGACCGTGTTCACGACCCGCCCGGACACCCTGATGGGCGCGACCTTCATGGTGCTGGCCCCCGAGCACGCCAAGGTGGCGGCCCTGACCACGGGCGAGCAGCGGGCCGAGGTCGAGGCGTACGTGGCCGCCGCCGGGCGCAAGACGGACGTCGAGCGCCAGCAGGAGGGCGAGAAGACCGGCGTGTTCACCGGGTCGTACGCCACGCACCCGATCACCGGGCACCAGCTGCCGATCTGGGTGGCCGACTACGTGCTGGTCACGTACGGCACCGGCTCGATCATGGCGGTGCCGGCACACGACGAGCGTGACTTCGCGTTCGCCCGGCGCTTCGGCCTGGACATCCGCGAGGTGATCCGCCCCGACGGTGCCGAGCCGATGGCGGCGGACGCGGCCGAGGCCTACACCGGCGAGGGACGCATCGTGAACTCCGGCGAGTTCGACGGCCTGAGCGGCGGCAAGGCGAGCATCGCCGGCATCGTCGCGCGGCTGGAGGAGCGCGGTATCGCGCGCGCGAAGACCACCTACCGCCTGCGCGACTGGCTGTTCGCCCGGCAGCGCTACTGGGGCACGCCCATTCCCTTCGTGTACTGCCCGGAGCATGGCGCGCAGCCGGTGCCCGAGGACCAGCTGCCCGTGCGGCTGCCGGACAACGTGGCCTTCACCCCGGGCGGCCAGAGCCCACTGAAGCTGGACACGGCGTGGCTGAGCACCACCTGCCCCGTGTGCGGCGGCCCGGCCGAGCGCGACACCGACACCATGGACACCTTCGTGGACTCCAGCTGGTACATGTACCGCTTCCTGTCCCCGCACGACGACACCGCGCCCTTCGATCCCGCCAAGGACGGCATGATGCCGGTGGGCCTGTACACCGGCGGCATCGAGCACGCGATCCTGCACCTGCTGTACTCGCGCTTCTGGATCAAGGTGATGCGCGACATGGGTCTGACCGCGCACAGCGAACCCTTCGCGCGGCTGCGCAACCAGGGCATGATCCTGGGCGAGGACGGCGAGAAGATGAGCAAGTCGCGCGGCAACGTCGTCGATCCGGACGACTTGGTGCGCGAGTACGGCGCCGACACCGTGCGCACCTACCTGATGTTCATCGCGCCGTGGGAACTGGGCGGCCCGTGGGACCCGCAGGGTATCAACGGCCCCGCCAAGTGGCTGAGCCGCGTGTGGAACCTGTACTTCGAGACCGGAAGCAGCGGCCCCGCCGAGACCGTGACCGAGGCCGAGTTGCGCTACGCGGTGCACAGCACCCTGAAGAAGGTCGGCGCAGACTTCGAGCGCCTGAGCTTCAACACCATCGTCGCCGCGCTGATGGAACTGACGAACACGCTGGTGAAGGCCAAACGCGCGCCGGTGTTCGGCACGCCCGCATGGGACGAGGCGCTGGACATCTTCGGCCGCATGCTGGCGCCACTGGTGCCGCACATCGCGGAGGAGATCTGGACGCAGCGCGGGCAGCCGGGCAGCGTGCACACGCAGTCGTGGCCCGCCGTGGACGAGGCAGCCGCCACGCGCGACACCATCACCATCGGCGTGCAGGTGAGCGGCAAGGTGCGCGGACAGGTCACCATCTCCAGGGCGGCCACCCAGGACGAGGCGATGGCGGCGGCCCGCGCGAACCCGGACGTGGCCCGCTTCGTGGAGGGCAAGGACACCGTCAAGGAAGTGTATGTGCCGGGCCGGATCATCAACATCGTCGTGAAGGGCTGA
- a CDS encoding amidohydrolase → MTALLTVIHARTLTLDDAQPEAQAVLVGAGRVLAVGSADELRAVVPRAEVLDHRDLLLTPGLCDAHIHLVMYGASLGEVNLAGARSVAEVQARVAQRAATTPAGTWIRGGGFLLSELGLTGYPPATLLDDVSPHHPVLLYSRDHHMTWVNSAALRAAGITDTTPDPEGGKIVRPLGCLLEGASDLVAACLPDPSDAEWLAHARAGADDLAARGFVSAHTMAYEEIGAPRALQTLAARGELPLRIWACLPHQRLEHARDLGLAGSAGGRFQWGGVKFFADGALGSRTAWLHAPGFADGSGTGIALDPPELIVERGREAIALGLTPVTHAIGDRANTEVLDAYDQLRADADARGVRLRIEHAQHLRPQDVPRFRGLTASVQPIHLQADGPMIRSLLPHVEASSYAFRALRDAGAVLAFGSDAPVAPPDVRATFAAAVTRVDDAGERLAPGEAMTDLDVLRAYTRGPAIAAGWHDEGVIRPGARAAFTLWDKLGGNARALVF, encoded by the coding sequence ATGACCGCCCTCCTGACCGTCATCCACGCCCGTACCCTCACCCTGGACGACGCGCAGCCCGAGGCGCAGGCCGTGCTGGTCGGCGCCGGCCGCGTCCTGGCGGTGGGCAGCGCCGACGAGCTGCGCGCCGTAGTGCCGCGCGCTGAGGTGCTCGACCACCGCGACCTGCTGCTCACACCGGGCCTGTGCGACGCGCACATCCACCTCGTCATGTACGGAGCGTCGCTGGGTGAAGTGAATCTCGCCGGAGCGCGCAGCGTGGCCGAGGTGCAGGCGAGGGTGGCCCAGCGCGCCGCGACCACGCCCGCCGGCACGTGGATCCGCGGGGGCGGCTTCCTGCTGTCCGAACTCGGCCTGACCGGGTACCCGCCCGCCACGCTGCTGGACGACGTGAGCCCGCACCACCCGGTGCTGCTGTATTCCCGCGACCACCACATGACGTGGGTGAACTCTGCGGCCCTGCGCGCCGCCGGCATCACCGACACCACACCGGACCCGGAGGGCGGCAAGATCGTGCGCCCGCTGGGCTGCCTGCTGGAGGGCGCGTCGGACCTGGTGGCCGCCTGCCTGCCGGACCCCAGCGACGCCGAGTGGCTGGCCCACGCCAGGGCCGGCGCCGACGACCTCGCGGCGCGCGGCTTCGTCAGCGCCCACACCATGGCCTACGAGGAGATCGGGGCGCCGCGCGCCCTGCAGACTCTCGCGGCGCGGGGCGAGCTGCCGCTGCGGATCTGGGCGTGCCTGCCGCACCAGCGGCTGGAGCACGCGCGCGACCTGGGGCTGGCGGGCAGCGCGGGCGGGCGGTTCCAGTGGGGCGGCGTCAAGTTCTTCGCGGACGGCGCCCTGGGCAGCCGCACCGCGTGGCTGCACGCGCCGGGCTTCGCGGACGGCTCCGGCACCGGCATCGCCCTCGACCCGCCGGAGCTGATCGTGGAGCGCGGCCGCGAGGCGATCGCGCTGGGCCTGACGCCCGTCACGCACGCCATCGGCGACCGGGCGAACACCGAGGTGCTGGACGCCTACGACCAGCTCCGCGCCGACGCGGACGCGCGGGGCGTGCGCCTGCGGATCGAGCACGCCCAGCACCTGCGCCCACAGGATGTCCCGCGCTTCCGGGGTCTGACTGCCAGCGTGCAGCCCATCCACCTCCAGGCCGACGGCCCGATGATCCGCAGCCTGCTGCCGCATGTGGAGGCCAGCAGCTACGCCTTCCGGGCGCTGCGGGACGCCGGGGCGGTGCTCGCCTTCGGCAGCGACGCGCCGGTGGCGCCGCCGGATGTCCGCGCGACCTTCGCCGCCGCCGTGACCCGCGTGGACGATGCTGGCGAGCGTCTCGCGCCCGGCGAGGCCATGACCGACCTCGACGTGCTGCGCGCGTACACCCGTGGCCCCGCCATAGCCGCCGGCTGGCACGACGAGGGCGTCATCCGGCCTGGCGCGCGCGCGGCCTTCACGCTGTGGGACAAGTTGGGCGGGAACGCGCGGGCGCTGGTGTTCTAG
- the arsB gene encoding arsenical efflux pump membrane protein ArsB produces the protein MLAILLVLLTVAVVIWRPLGIGPARAATLGALAALATGVVHLGDLPTLWHATWNATLSLVGLIVLSLLLDAAGLFRWAALHVARWGGGSGRRLLALLVVFSAVVAALFANDGGVLILTPIVLELAALLELNRAATLTVALAVGFVVDAASLPLTVSNLTNIIAADAFRLGFGPYAGVMLPVDAAVVLACLGTLLLVYGRTLPRRYDLTALPDPASAVKSWGVFRTGWLVTPLLLAGAFLAEGHGVPLSAVVGTCAVIVWIVAARSGNVGSRAVLRSAPWNVVAFSLAMYTVVYGLRGAGVTGAYGAWLAGWAAHGTLPAVLASGLSVAGLSAGLNNLPALLTAILGIQGSGVSGHAQQALVYGAVVGADIGPKLTPIGSLATLLWLHVLKGRGLSVSWGEYLRAGLVLTPPVLLVGLIALWLRLG, from the coding sequence ATGCTCGCGATCCTGCTCGTGCTGTTGACCGTCGCCGTGGTGATCTGGCGGCCCCTTGGGATCGGCCCGGCGCGGGCGGCCACGCTGGGCGCGCTGGCAGCCCTGGCGACCGGCGTGGTGCACCTGGGCGACCTACCCACCCTGTGGCATGCCACGTGGAACGCCACCCTGAGCCTGGTGGGCCTGATCGTGCTGAGCCTGCTGCTCGACGCGGCGGGCCTGTTCCGCTGGGCAGCCCTGCACGTGGCGCGCTGGGGCGGCGGGAGCGGCCGGCGGCTGCTGGCGCTGCTGGTGGTGTTCAGCGCGGTGGTCGCGGCCCTCTTCGCCAACGACGGCGGGGTGCTGATCCTCACGCCCATCGTGCTGGAACTCGCCGCGCTGCTGGAGCTGAACCGGGCCGCGACCCTGACGGTCGCCCTGGCGGTGGGCTTCGTGGTGGACGCCGCGAGCCTGCCCCTGACCGTCAGCAACCTGACCAACATCATCGCCGCCGACGCGTTCCGGCTGGGCTTCGGCCCCTACGCGGGCGTGATGCTGCCGGTGGACGCCGCGGTGGTGCTCGCGTGCCTGGGCACCCTGCTGCTGGTGTACGGCCGGACGCTGCCCCGCCGCTACGACCTCACGGCCCTGCCGGACCCCGCCAGCGCCGTGAAGTCCTGGGGCGTGTTCCGTACCGGGTGGCTGGTCACGCCGCTGCTGCTGGCGGGCGCGTTCCTGGCCGAGGGCCACGGCGTGCCCCTGAGCGCCGTGGTCGGCACCTGCGCCGTGATCGTGTGGATCGTCGCCGCGCGCAGCGGGAACGTGGGAAGCCGGGCGGTGCTGCGCAGCGCGCCGTGGAACGTCGTGGCGTTCAGCCTCGCCATGTACACGGTCGTGTACGGCCTGCGCGGCGCAGGCGTGACCGGCGCGTACGGCGCGTGGCTGGCGGGCTGGGCGGCACACGGCACGCTGCCGGCCGTCCTCGCGTCGGGCCTGAGTGTGGCCGGGCTCAGCGCCGGCCTGAACAACCTGCCGGCCCTGCTGACCGCCATCCTGGGCATCCAGGGCAGCGGCGTGAGCGGACACGCGCAGCAGGCCCTGGTGTACGGCGCGGTCGTCGGCGCAGACATCGGGCCGAAGCTCACGCCCATCGGGAGCCTCGCCACGCTGCTGTGGCTGCACGTGCTGAAGGGACGCGGCCTGAGCGTGTCCTGGGGCGAGTACCTGCGCGCCGGCCTGGTGCTCACGCCGCCCGTGCTGCTGGTCGGCCTGATCGCCCTGTGGCTGCGGCTGGGGTGA
- a CDS encoding serine hydrolase domain-containing protein, producing the protein MSLLDSVRTLAPYLTSWLEFQRDLARVPGVQVAVRVGGELAASFALGVANEATGEALTTRHLFRIASHSKTFTATGIFQLVEAGAVRLDDTAGRWLPELEGSPAAGLTVRELLGHQSGINRDGADSDYWQQLHAFPERDVLIELCRAEAVFAPNVYFKYSNMGYSLLGLIIEAASGQSYEDFVARHITGPLGLANVGPELPARREPELAAGHSGRLLGNDARRVLPSTDTRAMAAATGFYGTAEDVSAYLAAHTLGRTELLSDASKRMMQRKESEVTRPSRRWYGLGFIIDEVGGRPLLGHSGGFPGHITQSWLDPKSGLSVSVLTNCLGGPATEWATNLVKLIDVATTAPERKEADAPGVPLDSFTGRYATDWGVFDLVELGGRLVSLVPLGDPALSITELTVRDTDTLVPAAEAGFGAVGEPFRVQRDAAGRVEWVRQGGGRAWPFAAYRERVGLPPLA; encoded by the coding sequence ATGTCCCTTCTCGACAGCGTGCGTACCCTGGCCCCCTACCTCACCTCCTGGCTGGAGTTCCAGCGTGACCTGGCGCGGGTGCCGGGCGTGCAGGTGGCGGTGCGGGTGGGCGGCGAGCTGGCCGCGTCCTTCGCGCTGGGCGTGGCGAACGAGGCGACGGGCGAGGCGCTGACGACCCGGCACCTGTTCCGCATCGCGTCGCATTCCAAGACCTTCACGGCGACCGGAATCTTTCAACTGGTCGAGGCCGGAGCGGTGCGCCTGGACGATACGGCGGGGCGCTGGCTGCCGGAGCTGGAGGGGTCGCCGGCGGCGGGGCTGACCGTGCGGGAGTTGCTGGGGCACCAGTCCGGCATCAACCGCGACGGAGCGGACAGCGATTACTGGCAGCAGCTCCACGCCTTCCCGGAACGGGACGTGCTGATCGAACTGTGCCGCGCCGAGGCAGTGTTCGCGCCGAACGTGTACTTCAAGTACTCGAACATGGGCTACTCGCTGCTGGGCCTGATCATCGAGGCGGCCAGCGGGCAGTCCTACGAGGACTTCGTGGCGAGGCACATCACGGGGCCGCTGGGGCTGGCGAACGTGGGGCCGGAACTGCCGGCGCGGCGCGAGCCCGAACTCGCGGCGGGGCACAGCGGACGGCTTTTGGGGAACGACGCGCGGCGGGTGCTGCCGTCCACCGACACGCGGGCGATGGCGGCGGCCACGGGGTTCTACGGCACCGCCGAGGACGTGAGCGCGTACCTCGCCGCGCACACGCTGGGCCGCACGGAACTGCTCTCCGACGCGTCCAAACGCATGATGCAGCGCAAGGAGTCGGAGGTGACGCGGCCGTCGCGGCGCTGGTACGGACTGGGTTTCATCATCGACGAGGTCGGCGGGCGCCCGCTGTTGGGGCACTCCGGGGGCTTCCCAGGGCACATCACGCAGTCGTGGCTCGACCCGAAGTCCGGCCTGTCGGTCTCCGTGCTCACGAACTGCCTGGGCGGCCCAGCCACGGAGTGGGCCACGAACCTCGTGAAGCTGATCGATGTGGCGACCACGGCGCCGGAGCGGAAGGAGGCCGATGCGCCGGGCGTGCCGCTGGACTCCTTCACTGGCCGCTACGCGACCGACTGGGGCGTGTTCGACCTCGTGGAGCTGGGTGGCCGGCTGGTGTCGCTGGTGCCGCTGGGCGATCCGGCGCTGAGCATCACGGAACTGACCGTGCGGGATACGGACACGCTGGTGCCGGCCGCCGAGGCGGGCTTCGGCGCGGTGGGCGAGCCGTTCCGCGTCCAGCGCGACGCAGCCGGCCGGGTCGAGTGGGTGCGGCAGGGGGGCGGCCGGGCGTGGCCGTTCGCGGCGTACCGTGAGCGGGTAGGGCTGCCGCCGCTCGCGTGA
- the alaS gene encoding alanine--tRNA ligase has protein sequence MTGPLSTADIREKYLHFFESKGHLRLPSYSTVAPDPTTLFTVAGMQPFKEQFMGAPAVFDGVASKRVTTAQKCLRIGDIENVGRTLRHCSLLEMLGNFSFGDYFKREALTWAWEFLTSPEWMGLDKERLYATIYQDDEEAFTIWTQENGLPPERILRFGADENFWPADAPKEGPNGPCGPCSEIFYDRGPKYGDDTWAEYADTRESARFLEIWNCVFPQFDRQEPLPDGTPVLKDLPFKNIDTGMGLERIATVVQDVYDFYSNDVFAPIVAKVAELSGQPYEGPQSVSHRVVAEHLRSVSMVVADGSQPGNTGRGYVVRKILRRACRHAYLLGLREPSLYKLVPIVVERMGDAYPELKDNRAKIEATVKAEEERFLKTLEGGIQRLGGLLSGLEKGSVLSGNDAFVLYDTYGFPVDLTKEIAEEYGITVDEAGYAESLENAQNVARAGSKYGKSELFGGNLEALDGLSPTEFVGYDHLQADGEVVALVGAGERLSHLPAGSEATVVLSRTPFYAEGGGEVGDTGRLEWDGGSAVVRDTRKTPQGVFLHDVEVESGELRDGTAVRGVVSGERQAIQRHHTATHLLHAALRAVLGSGVAQKGSLVAADRLRFDFSHGAALSADEIAAVETLVSRWVSANFPVSWQEMPIAQAKAAGATALFGEKYGETVRVVSVGGSVDYGGQTVSSMELCGGAHVTRTGDIGAFVLLGDENVAAGVRRVEALAGEAATAWVRERLNAAAKTAALLNTSPDALEARVSGLQAQLRAAEKETAGVRRQLAEAQMGGGGSAAQTRELGGFRVATLKLAGIEGNDLRAAADKLLDQSGADVIVVAGDKGLVVKASKDAVTRGAHAGQLVGKLAAAGGGKGGGRPDMAQAGITDADAALGALDTAF, from the coding sequence ATGACTGGCCCGCTGTCCACCGCCGACATCCGCGAGAAATACCTGCACTTCTTCGAGAGCAAGGGGCACCTGCGTCTGCCCAGCTACAGCACCGTCGCGCCGGACCCCACCACGCTCTTTACCGTGGCAGGCATGCAGCCCTTCAAAGAGCAGTTCATGGGCGCCCCGGCCGTGTTCGACGGCGTGGCGAGCAAGCGCGTGACCACCGCGCAGAAGTGCCTGCGGATCGGGGACATCGAGAACGTGGGGCGCACGCTGCGGCACTGCTCGCTGCTGGAGATGCTGGGCAACTTCAGCTTCGGCGACTACTTCAAGCGCGAGGCGCTGACGTGGGCGTGGGAGTTCCTGACCAGCCCCGAGTGGATGGGCCTGGACAAGGAGCGCCTGTACGCGACCATCTATCAGGACGACGAGGAGGCCTTCACCATCTGGACGCAGGAGAACGGCCTGCCGCCGGAACGCATCCTGCGCTTCGGGGCTGACGAGAACTTCTGGCCGGCGGACGCGCCGAAGGAAGGCCCGAACGGTCCGTGCGGTCCGTGCAGCGAGATCTTCTACGACCGGGGGCCGAAGTACGGTGACGACACCTGGGCCGAGTACGCCGATACGCGCGAGAGCGCCCGCTTTCTGGAGATCTGGAACTGCGTGTTCCCGCAGTTCGACCGTCAGGAACCCCTGCCGGACGGCACGCCGGTACTGAAGGATCTGCCGTTCAAGAACATCGACACCGGCATGGGCCTGGAGCGGATTGCCACCGTCGTGCAGGACGTGTACGACTTCTACTCGAACGACGTGTTCGCGCCCATCGTGGCGAAGGTCGCCGAGTTGAGCGGCCAGCCCTACGAGGGGCCGCAGAGCGTGTCACACCGTGTGGTGGCCGAGCACCTCCGCAGCGTGAGCATGGTGGTGGCGGACGGCAGCCAGCCGGGCAACACCGGGCGCGGGTACGTGGTGCGCAAGATCCTGCGCCGTGCATGCCGCCACGCGTACCTGCTGGGCCTGCGCGAGCCGAGCCTGTACAAGCTCGTGCCCATCGTGGTCGAGCGCATGGGCGACGCGTACCCGGAACTCAAGGACAACCGCGCGAAGATCGAGGCGACGGTAAAGGCCGAGGAGGAGCGCTTCCTGAAGACGCTCGAGGGCGGCATCCAGCGGCTGGGCGGGTTGCTGTCGGGCCTGGAGAAGGGTTCGGTCCTGTCCGGCAACGACGCCTTCGTGCTGTACGACACCTACGGCTTCCCGGTCGATCTGACCAAGGAGATCGCCGAGGAATACGGCATCACGGTGGACGAGGCCGGGTACGCGGAGAGCCTGGAAAACGCGCAGAACGTGGCGCGGGCGGGCAGCAAATACGGCAAGTCCGAGCTGTTCGGCGGGAATCTGGAAGCGCTGGACGGCCTCTCCCCCACCGAGTTCGTCGGCTACGACCACCTTCAGGCGGACGGTGAGGTCGTGGCGCTGGTCGGCGCGGGCGAACGCCTGAGCCACCTGCCCGCTGGGTCGGAGGCGACCGTGGTGCTGTCCCGCACGCCCTTCTACGCCGAGGGCGGCGGCGAGGTCGGCGACACCGGGCGCCTGGAGTGGGACGGCGGCAGCGCCGTGGTGCGCGACACCCGCAAGACGCCCCAGGGCGTGTTCCTGCACGACGTGGAGGTCGAGTCCGGCGAGCTGCGCGACGGCACGGCGGTGCGCGGCGTGGTGTCCGGCGAGCGGCAGGCCATCCAGCGGCACCACACGGCCACGCACCTGCTGCACGCGGCCCTGCGGGCGGTGCTGGGCAGCGGCGTGGCGCAGAAGGGCTCGCTGGTCGCCGCCGACCGGCTGCGCTTTGACTTCTCGCACGGGGCGGCCCTGAGCGCCGACGAGATCGCGGCGGTGGAAACCCTGGTGAGCCGCTGGGTGAGCGCGAACTTCCCGGTGTCGTGGCAGGAGATGCCCATTGCCCAGGCCAAGGCGGCCGGCGCGACCGCGCTGTTCGGCGAGAAGTACGGCGAGACCGTGCGCGTGGTCAGCGTGGGCGGCAGCGTGGACTACGGCGGGCAGACCGTGAGCAGCATGGAACTGTGCGGCGGCGCACACGTGACCCGCACCGGCGACATCGGCGCCTTCGTGCTGCTGGGCGATGAGAACGTGGCCGCCGGGGTCCGCCGCGTCGAGGCGCTGGCCGGTGAGGCCGCGACCGCCTGGGTGCGCGAGCGCCTGAACGCCGCCGCGAAGACGGCCGCGCTGCTGAACACCAGCCCGGACGCCCTTGAGGCCCGCGTGAGCGGTCTGCAGGCGCAACTCCGGGCGGCCGAGAAGGAGACCGCGGGCGTGCGCCGTCAGCTTGCCGAGGCGCAGATGGGCGGCGGCGGCAGCGCGGCCCAGACCCGTGAGTTGGGCGGCTTCCGCGTCGCCACGCTGAAACTCGCGGGCATCGAGGGCAACGACCTGCGCGCCGCCGCCGACAAGCTCCTCGACCAGAGCGGTGCGGACGTGATCGTGGTCGCCGGAGACAAGGGACTGGTCGTGAAAGCCAGCAAGGACGCCGTCACGCGCGGCGCGCACGCAGGGCAGCTCGTGGGCAAGCTCGCGGCGGCGGGCGGCGGCAAGGGCGGCGGGCGGCCCGACATGGCCCAGGCCGGCATCACGGACGCGGACGCGGCGCTGGGAGCACTCGACACGGCGTTCTGA
- a CDS encoding response regulator, with product MPRILVVDDDAAILKLVSVILSRAGHEVRTSSHPVEALDLLKVFTPDLVISDVVMPYMTGLEFLEKIRENQQLASVPFMLLSSHAERGDVRRGMNLGADDYLPKPFTPADLTTAVDARLRRAGLTLQGESGMQAKGLGTAQVVWQGAPVSWVSRKALELFFYLLEHKEVTSWEAAEALWPEKDEARASSLFHTTLHRLRRSLSNDAVVSANRRYALNGDLNPEYDVQRFELLTAQAEAGTLGLEEMRELIGQYGNFLPGADSPWVDDVRARLEQKQFSLLGIAAKAATTAGKAKDAAQFHQRALAIDPMSEPDWQGLARALASIGDPRARLAAQREAWWAVDMD from the coding sequence ATGCCCCGCATACTGGTCGTGGATGACGACGCCGCCATCCTGAAGCTCGTGAGCGTGATCCTCTCACGCGCCGGGCACGAGGTCCGCACCAGCAGCCACCCCGTCGAGGCCCTTGACCTCCTGAAGGTCTTCACGCCGGACCTGGTGATCAGCGATGTGGTCATGCCGTACATGACCGGCCTGGAATTTCTGGAGAAGATCCGCGAGAACCAGCAGCTTGCCAGCGTACCGTTCATGCTGCTGTCCAGCCACGCCGAGCGGGGCGACGTGCGGCGCGGCATGAACCTCGGCGCCGACGACTACCTGCCCAAGCCGTTTACCCCCGCCGACCTGACCACCGCCGTGGACGCCCGGCTGCGGCGCGCGGGTCTGACGCTCCAGGGCGAGAGCGGCATGCAGGCCAAGGGCCTGGGCACCGCGCAGGTCGTGTGGCAGGGCGCGCCGGTGTCGTGGGTGAGCCGCAAGGCGCTGGAACTGTTCTTCTACCTGCTGGAGCACAAGGAAGTCACGTCCTGGGAAGCCGCTGAAGCCCTGTGGCCTGAGAAGGACGAGGCGCGCGCCAGTTCGCTGTTCCACACCACCCTGCACCGCCTGCGCCGGTCCCTGAGCAACGACGCGGTGGTCAGCGCCAACCGCCGCTACGCCCTGAACGGCGACCTGAACCCCGAGTACGACGTGCAGCGCTTTGAACTCCTGACCGCGCAGGCCGAGGCCGGCACGCTGGGCCTGGAGGAGATGCGCGAACTGATCGGCCAGTACGGCAACTTCCTGCCCGGCGCGGACTCGCCGTGGGTGGACGACGTGCGCGCCCGCCTGGAGCAGAAGCAGTTCAGCCTGCTCGGCATCGCCGCGAAGGCCGCGACCACGGCCGGCAAGGCCAAGGACGCCGCCCAGTTCCACCAGCGCGCCCTGGCCATCGACCCCATGAGCGAACCCGACTGGCAGGGCCTGGCCCGCGCCCTGGCCTCCATCGGCGACCCCCGCGCCCGCCTGGCCGCCCAGCGCGAAGCGTGGTGGGCCGTGGACATGGACTGA